The genomic interval AATATTCACaataatttaaaatgttttgcaCCAAAGTGCAGTACACATAAATATATACGGACACAGACAAGGTCCTGCCCTgctaaattcatttcatttcaaagatCAATGATGTATACCTTTAATATCCAGAAGTAGCATGGTATCAACATGCACGCTTTAGTTGCATCAACTATCATTGCCGATTTGGGATTCTAAACGAGGCTGCTTGGAAGGGGGTTCATCTACATCGTCCTGTCATGagcaaagaataaagaagaaaaaattataagtCTGTATCCAAGAACCCGCAATAGACCATCAAGAAGCAATTTGATATTTCACTTAAATAGTCACGTTAGAATGAAAAGGAGAAGATTAAAAGCTATGGAAATCAGTAAACTTCCTAGATGTTACAGGTGCATAGTCaacataacccccccccccaaaaaaaaaaaatatttatcagtgTAGCATATGCCTGCATATTACGATTCAGCCTTAATTCAAATGATAAATTGGCTGTTAGCCAATAGCATGCCTGGCGTTTGTTACTTAAAACAGTCTCGAGTGAAATTCACAGACATATACATGTGTACCTTcgtaaaatatgatatcattctAAAATTGTAGTTTGTTGAATATTTATGTCTCCACAATTGTAACAACACTGGGTTATaattatatgctttttttttacatttttgcaaAAATAGATGTCACAAATATGGAAAGTCACATCAGGCTAAGCAATAACTAAATGGATATGTATCGTAGCACTGACTAGACAGGGAATGTGAAGCAGTGCTTTAAACAACGAATGCTAAGGATAtaagaaaatgtcaaaaattctCACCATAGCAGAATGCGGTCTGATATTCTGTTTGGAAACTGGCTCTTCTGCTGTCAAGAGAGGGGGTTCTTCATTTTTCGATGGTGAGTCTGTTGAACgagtaaaatgaagaaaaggggtAGGAAGGGTGttttttactacatgtacattttgctttttttttattcatggagATGACAAAAACAAACTTCACAGCATCTTAAGTTTTCCTGTCTTGTAATGagctaaaataaaaaatctgaaGCAAATTAATTTTGAGGTCCTACCAAAACTGGAGATTGAAGGGGAACTTAACTCCAAGCTCTGGTACACAGTGACTATCTTACATAGAACCATTATCTATTAATCTTTACTCAGATAACCTTCCATTAGATAAGCAGAATTGCATTgtgaattttggttgaaaacaggATGGTTTTAATGTAAAACAAGAATATTTTAAACATGCAATTTGTTCCTGAGGAAATATTATGGCACAAATGATGCAAAGATtagaagtgggggggggggggggggggtttgggaaTCCAGTCATTTGAATGTggtgtatattttaagactacaTGATCAAAATGTTGCACCCTTGGAAACGATCCAGTGTGCACATAAAATTAAAGTCTCTGGCAATGTGAAAAAAGGCTGTAGCTTGACTTTGAAATTAACGATATTAAAAACTGATTGTTTTctataactttttttcaaactttcattctTTTATCTTTTAGTATTAACTTGAGAAAATACAGCTCAGATCCTAAATCAACAACAATCAAAAACAGAAATTGGTTTAAATTacttatctataaaaaaatagtttaattAATAATCTAATGTTCACTTTCTTGATTCTTCTATACTGTACAAACTATATTTCAGGAAGGGGGTGGGTGGGATGATGGTTGAATAAAAGGGGGACATTTTGAAGGGAAGGAGTAGGAGTTGAAAGGAAGAAAGTttgggagggagggagggatagATCCATAGGACTCTtaggtgtacatgtacagtaggtaTCAGGAAGTACCTTGTATATCAGTTTGTTTTTCTATAGTTGGCTGGACATCTGGCGGTTGAATCCTATTCTCATTGGATGCTAATCGGCTCTTCTCACCATCTGTGGGTAAgattaataaagaacaaaattatattaaattccAGAGGTTATTGTAGCATTCACAATATATATCATGCATGTAAATGTACCTAACTACAAACTTTAATGAAGATTATCAATATTTCTGCTGAAAGTGGTAAGTGGTGGTCAGAAGATTTCCAAGCTTCATTGCAATGCTAGTCACTGTGGCATGTGCCTGAGATTCTAGCTATATGGGGCAAGTCACAAATTGATTCAGAGGTTCAAGCccttgttatgtttttttttaatggtgacATTCATGAAATATTCTGCTGACATGGCAATGCAGTTTTCAGACTTTCAACATGTCATCGTGCATATCTTCATCCAATGATCAATGTTTTGACAAATTTAATATTGCTTGATCAATGCATCTTCTTTTCTATCATGTCttgttgaaagaaagaaaaggaaggaaactGTTAATATTACTTGTGTTTGCACTGTCATATCTTAACTCAACTgttcacaaagaaaaaaaaacaccaactCGTTTCACATTTTCACAATATTTGTAATCCAATGCAAGTAAAAATAAGCAACAATTATAATTTAAGTGTAAATGTAATGAAACCCTTAAATTCACAAGCTCATTTTACAAATGATCCTATGCAATATCAGCTCTCATTCATCGTTGTTGGCCTAAATCTTCTTCTGCTGGGGATAACCGTTAGGTAAATGCACTGAAAGTTCAATCTCACTCATCTCATTGGTCTTACCTTCTGCAGGTGGTCCTTGATTACTACTCTCATCTAGATCGCTACTCATCATCGAATCCATCGTTGATTCATCGTAACTCAAGGCTGATGAGGGCGCTATCatggaaaaagaaaattcaatgcATGTTATGAACTTCTGACACACATACCCACAGGAATTTTCTTTTGACTAACAATCTCAAATGTTGAAATGGACCTCAGTTTGCCGCAGCTAAAGGGCATCGAAGCGATGATGtcacaattatttttgtattcttttttttttatttcaaacattcGAGGAGCATGATGCAAAACATCCACAGCCCAAATTTGGTAGGAATCGGTTCAACACAGCCCAAGATATGACATGTTTACCTGGTTTTCAATGTTAAGAACATTactgttatcatcattaccattttaTCATTACACTTGAAAGAATATTTTAACTGACTGAAACGATGAAAAGTAGGAGACAAAACTTACTTAGTCTTGAGTTGGAATCTTCTAGATTAGGGATGTCTCTAAGTTTGACTGGAGTTGTCTGCTGTGAATTGTTATCatctgagaaaaaaagaataacgtCAAATGTACAACAgacagaataataaaaaataggCTTAAACTTGAACAACCATTTCCCttcatcaaaattatttaatttgtgtACATTTACCAGTGGagaatgttaataataatgataatttgaaataattacacACATAACTGTGCAACTCTATCATCTGAAATCATTCAGGGAAGATGGGGGACTTAcatctgttttctttttcctgTTCACCATTGATGCTTTTGGCATCACCCTGGCTACTGGTCTCACTCGTCTTGTCATCTTGACCATTCTGGTCCTCTTTCTTCTTCACCTCCGCAATAGGAACCCACTTAAAGATCTTCAGAGTTGTGTCGCCAATGGTCACCCATTTCTTTTCCCTGCAGAACAAGAGAACACAAACACAGGAAAACTGTTAGAACCATAAATTGAGCTTTATGACTCGGATAACatggaaaatatttatttataatgaaatCAGTTCGGAGTGCTTAATTAATGGAGGGAAATTCAAACCCATAAATTTACTTTTTGatctaaaaacaagaaatatatataagaagtacatgtagacaGACAAAACTTtgaacaaaataagaagaaaaaaatataatgaatttaaaaaagttgTTAACCATTAATCCATTATCgtacaatgtacatgttcatgtaacaaagagttacaagggcctatatatatatacatgtatatataaatgtgtaaagttgtatactttctcccatacatgtactgtatcaaagcaatagctttgatccagctgaagcatggcggcttgtcattgttcgaaacccaccttcacccgacaaaggaaattataattggtatagtgtcgaaaatctgtctatctgacggtcaatcggatcggggtcgccctagccactaacccgtctctgtggtctagtggttaaggcaccggcgttcaaagctgggggcccgggttcgattcccggcagagacattttttcggcatcaccaatttttccaaagggtagatagctctggggaaccttgatttaagctacgcctaccattgttctcttcatccatttctttacaatatattatatatatatatatgtattgtacattttttttagaataagcAATGAAcagtttaaaaaataacatcacagatttgatgatttttcttgTTGACTTTTAACCTTGGACAATAGACCCATGAAAATCTACCCCCCCtcgaaaaaaaagagaaccTAGGAAAGAACCCAACTTGCTGAAGAATTAGAGTTAGAGTCACATTCTTTATTCATACCCCCCTCATCCATATTTCTTTGGATTGacattttcagaaattatagattataatgataattcagctaaaaaaaaaaaaaacgttctgTCGCGAtactaattctttcaaaattcataacaaaatggccAATCAAGACTGGggtaggagagaacttttcgtttttttgaggttccagtctgtgcctcgatgtcaggatactgccacacgatagaccttcatccatatcgtggtaagtgcataatttctgttttcacgaTTTCCTTTCCAATTTATTGAGTCTTTTGAGACCACAATCTACCCTAGTCCCGTGTCAATGACAATGTGTAAATGCACGGTGgactcctgggctccggcccgcttcacgggccggagctctctgggttaccaAAAAAAGTCCAAATACCAGCTGTCCAGAcagaattttttaatttatagaATTTTTAGATCTTGCCTTTCTCACTtttgttttgactttttttctttttcttttaattcaagTCCAAGCCAGCAACTCTGTGGAAGTTGCCCAATCTGATATTAATCATTGCCTTGTGGAAGTTGTGCCTAgcattcttttcttctttcctgaGAATCCTGCCTCGGCCCTGGCCGCTTGCCCCTTGTTTGGTTTGGGGAGCCTGCCCTTGGCCTTGCCTATCCCGCTGGCGCTGGCCGGAGACTTGGGAGTTTCAGCCTTCTGTTCGTCCATTCCACTCAGCTCAACACACACAATCCACAGAAACACACTGCATGCACCATCCATGCACAAATGCAAGTCGAAAAAGACAAGCGATAAGACACCGAGAACTTTACTCACCATTTTCTAACTCTATCAATTGCTTGCATTACCCTTTTGATTTCATCTTTGGCGCGGCTCCGGGTCTCTGCGCGAGAGGACCGTGAAGAAGACATCATCATCCCACGTTCAGAAACAAAACAATGATCAAAATGCAATGTACGACTGCTTGGGAAAAATCTAATGTCTTTCTTCGGATCTATCCGAACGGTCGGTCAGATCGAGACGCCGTGAAAATTACTCTCTATTGACTTTGCGTGCAAATTTTACACAAAGAAATCTTTGCTAGCGCTCCGCTGTATACAatgcacacacatacatattTCAGGCATACACACTCGCCCGTACcatatatctttattttgtatataatcTGAGCTGATGCGATACACAGACACAGATCTACTGTATTGGATTGTGTGTGTCTGTCCGAGTGTAAAGTACGGCGTGTATGCACTGCCAGATAAAGAAAAACCATAGCGTGTCACGCTTGCAATTTGACTCCGAGCGATAGGCAGTTTGTGCCGCAATCCGCATTGTGAATGTGCTGCATTTGACTGTGTACGTTCATGGTACAATCTGTAAATAGCTATGAATTCCATGTACAACAATACGTTGACCGCATTTTCATTCgatggagaaaaagaagaacgtgaaaaaaattataaaagcgGGAAGGCAAATCGAATCGAATTCCCATTatcatttgctttatttttgtCTCAAATGTAATGTAAGTAGTATTGGGGAAGATAATTGATGACGACTGTTCATTCAgagtatatttcattattgccgcatatatgttttttttattctgatgCTATTTGACACATCAACAAAGGGAGAAGGTGGAGAGAGataggggagtgtttcatcaacattttcatccgacaagttgtcagatctgacaactttccttgattatgattggctgagaggcactgttaccatagtaactgtcggataaaacaatacttgtcggataaaacgtctgacaagtcctttcatgaaacgctctccaGATCCACTGCTCTGCTCTGACCATAGGcggcccccctaaatttttcgttgataaccttttttttttttcgcttgtcaaaaaatttggtggtccccccctaaaattttggttgatacccttttttttctttttttttttgcttgtcaatttttttttctgcttcctCCCCTaaaattcaggtggaccccccccctaaaattgttttggcttccgccgccaatggctCTGACCATAtcatatagtccaggatagaaggggtcgaaccttgtttttttttagatatagtatatacaatgtttttgatggtttcttgtcaattcgagctAGGgcgctgattccgaatctgaatgatgccacatgtaaccttgagcattttctgcaaattggcaaaattcaatatggccgccaaaatattcaaattacccattaaaatcataaaattgtcctcacattggctataaagtacatgcatttgtgctgccggagtgaaatactctctgaaaaattgatttttgacaaataaatatttattttcttgagatTAAAAATGGCCGCCGCCATATAccccaaaattaattttcacaaaagtgagcacAATAATGCAGGAAATAATGATCTATGAGTGAATTAATGTCTGAAAACttgattgctaacgatatatatcatttattatgtcatgtatgtgataaatcctgtattttgatattcaaaatggcctccaaaAGCCCTAACAATATTATGTACAAAGTGAATTGGGACAAAAATTcataatgtttaatttttttctgttttctttactGTCCccctattctttttttaaataatattttccttttattatcatgttcttatgatttatgtcatgattttgTGCTTTTTGTTTGATTgtatattgtactttttattttatgtgtaTGGACCCCTACGAAAAACAGCATTtgctgatagggtgttccatcccacgagtggtaaataaattttaaaaaacacACGGCGactgaccattgaccagtttttgaaaaccactttttcttttaatcggttttttgatacccttaacgaccCACCGGGCAATTTGTTACCGATTACCAATTTTACCggatattaccggtaatatcacCCGCAAATATTACCGTTATTACCATGCTATTACATTACCGAAATTATAATTCATGTTGCTATCTTACTATTATCACCCTGATGACACCGACAGTTACTTATAGTTACAACAGGGTCATGAATTtttgaatgactttgattggttataacattgcaaacTTACAGCAATCCCAGCGAAATTTTCAAAGTCCAGAAAATTACTGTTATCAGCCTGATGCCGGAAACCCCGgatgaaaccaacattttaccCATGATGAGGGATTAAtaagggtaatgttgaatgGCATTGATTGCTTATAAAACATTGCAAACTTTAGTAATAACAGCAATCCCAACAAAATTTTCGAATCCAAAAAATAACTGTTATCACTCCGATGAAACCCATATCTTACCGAGTTACAACTGGGTGATTGTAATGATGAATGCCATGGCTTGATTGGTTATAGCATTGCAAACTTTAGTAATAACAGTATCCcaacaaaattttcaaagaaaaatactGTTATAGGCCTACCCATATGAAACCGACATTTTACCGAGTTACAACATGGTGATGAAAGGCGATATGGGTCATGTTAAATGGTTTCCATTGGTTATAACCTTGTAAACTTGAGTAATAATAATCTTACAGCAGTCCCAGCGAAATCTTCAAttccaaaaaaattaatgttatcaccctgatgaaaccgaAATTTTACCGAGTTACAACATATTGATAAGGTGTACAATGTTGAAACGCTTCCATTCCCAGACAGCAAAGTATCATGATCACATTATGGTTCTTATATCTGGGATATCTGGAACCCACATGGGCCCAGATAAGACTCAGATGGAAATGAGACCTCCATCCCATGTGGAACccattaatattgggtaaatggagtaatatcagatggtaatatcaggaaaatgctCGGAATATTAtagttactcatgaatattcattactacaataaatggccaaaattttagctaatatagctgtaataattaatgtgtttatgtttatgcaatgattccacccagaaaaagtttcagaaaaaaatgtagtttatatatcaatattattcataatcatgacatttaattttatgttttagggttaaatagttgttaaccataatttgtcaagtgttgtaaactcgctcaatatacagtgcgtatcaaaacaagtttacacttagaaaaaatcctgtaaaattatatatttgtaatatcctgaagattttttccacattttaacattggtagaGATCTATTTaaattaatgatgataacactgtcgaaaaatatttccgcttgagtgagcaccagttacttttgaaaagttagtgaaaaatgatttgcgcagaactttgaaatagttatgcgaataaaagtataGCTTAAttatgaagaacacatggaatttagctagtaaaatttatttgaagatatcttttacctttttaaacttgtttccttgcctaaaacacttcgaagagtgctaTTGCGCCCCATCCCACTTggcacacaccgaggccatcgtgatgaAATTTGCTTTTCACTAAGCTGcgatgaaatggcttaggcttgattttcattttgtcaatccttttcaagcttgggaaagtgtggagaaacaaataataaatgacaaatgaaatgtaaacccactttaaatgataaaaacttagtgaaaaaatgctggaaagGTCTGATGtttagattcagttatgtcctcagatccagctggcacaaaaagggtaaaggttgtgcatACTAAGTGTTAACATtttaatttgggtggcaaaattgttttaATGTATCCGCttaatttcaattgactaaaagtgcaagggaaatgtataagaaatgtttcgcagggtataagtttgatttcgccttttccccttgacacagcgtggaaacgagcatttctgcgcaaacagatttctgcgagctttacaaaaaggAAGAGTGCTCACTCATCTGTAACAGACTGTTAAAACTTTTagtttcattggatagatgagacccaaacccaagaatgtatgtgaaaaaaatacccacatgctgtatattttttaattccaaggcctttttcaaagtgtaaactttttttgatacgcactgtatagaagTCAATGACAGGACTCGGTGGATAGGTGTATAGGATAGGATAGGATAGGATTATGATTGGGATGTAGGACTTAaggataggataagatgatATGGCTTTGAGTAAGGAGTTTTAAAAATGTGCTTCCATGACCTTAATGAcacttattgtttttttttttaatgagcccACATTAATTGGGTAATATTGATGGGTAAACAGAGTAATATCATGTGgttatatcatgaaaattctTGAATATTATTCACAACATACTGGTTATTGGGTAAATCGAGTAATATCAGGTGgtaatatcattaaaatgctgaaaatagtAGTTACATCATACTgagaaatattgggtaaatgtaGTAATATCAGGTCCAGGCAATAACAGGGAAAGACTGGTCTACTATTTCCCTGTTATTACTCACTGTTGTTACCGTAATAATATCCAGGTTATTACCTGTTACAACCCGGGTAATATCAGGTAAAATGTCCAGTCGGGAGTGCatgtccatgtcattttcaccaaattttgcaaagAGTTACTTTgatatctatgcattatgaaaatgcaaaaaaataagataggttcatgtgcttatttttttctacgggacttcaaagtcgccgtatttgaatgatatgcaatcttgcgtAATCAAGAGatttatgcctctcttagacctcacgaattcaccaaatgagtttaaatcatctttacacagtggataccgcatcaaacttcatcaaattttcaagatatattaaaaaagtattttgtcagctgcactttttttcaaaatccatgtcatttttatcaaatttggcTTAACTGTAGAGGAATGTCTAAAGAAgatgtagggaagttaaaaatatcaatatatggTCCaagtgctcgttttttaactatgacgTATATGAGTGTCCatagtgttgcgagttggcatgaaaatcgccgataatgcgccgaaaacgtccaaaagtctaataataccgtctaaaatgcgaatggttccgtagttttgctcccaaacatccaaaatccatgtcatttccaTCATACTCTCTAAATTTGTAGAGGCATATATTCTGAAGCcattagaatattaaaaatatggggtccatgtgctcgtttttaagtTATCAGTGTTCAAAGTATTGCAAGTCGGCATGAAAATCGTCTAAAATGCGCCAAAACACGCAACAGTCTCATAGTACCGTCTCAAATGAAAATGGTTCCATATTTCGCTCCCcgattcaaaatccatgtcattttcatcatactctctagatttgtaaaggaatatattctgaaagcgtaaaatattaaaaatattgggtccatgtgctcgtttttaaactatcagtgtccaaatttttgcgagttggcttgaaaatattgaaatccacctaaagtgcgccgaaaacgtgcaagtCTATAATAATACCGTCttaaatgcgaatggttccgtagttttgctcccaaacattcaaaatccatgtcattttcatcacagTGGCTGATCCAtgggggcacagggggcacaccccccccctaatataccgctcaaaaaaaaagaaaagaaaaaaaggaagaaaaggcgccgcttaaaaaaaattatacactgatataatattagcaacagtaaaggaaagactatcccccagcaaagactttacccctttttcaacattttcttttatggcgccggtgaagtgcaaaaataattatgtgcgccgctcggcagtacgcccccccccccccccttcgccaaaagctggatccgcctatatatgcatcatactctctaaatttgtaatggaatatattctgaaggcgttaaaatataaaaatgttgggtccatgtgcttgtttttaaactatcagtgtctaaaatgttgcgagttggcttgaaacagcccaaaatgcgtaGAAAACGTGCAAATTATAGTCTGATAATACCgttcaaaatgtctaaaatacgaatggttccgtgCTTCTGCTCCGAAGCAtccaaaatccatgtcatttttatcatactgtctagatttgtagaggaatatattctaaagacgtTGAACAATTAAAAGTATGGGGTCCATGAGCTCGTTTTtgaactatcagtgtctaaaatgttgcgagttggcttgaaaatattgaaatccacctaaagtgcgccgaaaacgtgcaaaagtctataATAATACCcgctaaaatgcgaatggttccgtagttttgctcccaaacattcaaaatccatgtcattttcatcatactctctaaatttgtagaggaatatattccgaaggcgttaaaatattaaaaatgttgggtccatgtgcttgtttttaaactatcattGTCTAaaatgttgcgagttggcttgaaacagcccaaaatgcgtaGAAAACGTGCAAATTATAGTCTGATAATACCgttcaaaatgtctaaaatacgaatggttccgtagttctgctccgAAACATCCAAAATCCATGTCACTTTTATCATACtgtctagatttgtagaggaatatattctaaagacgtTGAACAATTAAAAGTATGGGGTCCATGAGCTCGTTTTtgaactatcagtgtctaaaatgttgcgagttggcttgaaaatattgaaatccacctaaagtgcgccgaaaacgtgcaaaagtctataATAATACCcgctaaaatgcgaatggttccgtagttttgctcccaaacattcaaaatccatgtcattttcatcatactctctaaatttgtagaggaatatattctgaaggcgttaaaatattaaaaatgttgggtccatgtgcttgtttttaaactatcagtgtctaaaatgttgcgagttggcttgaaacaacCCAAAATGCGTAGAAAACGTGCAAATTATAGTCTGATAATACCgttcaaaatgtctaaaatacgaatggttccgtagttctgctccgAAACATCCAAATCCATGTCACTTTTAtcacgcatacattcgtaattccgaagcttcgttattccgaaggttcggatattccgaaggttcgttattccgaaggatcgtatttccgaaggttcgtaattccgaaggttcgttagtccgaaaacgaaatgaggttcgtaattccgaaggttcgtttgtccgaaaacgaagtgaggttcgtaattccgaaggttcgttaatccgaaaacgaaatgaggttcgtaattccgaaggttcgttagtccgaaaactaatgattaacgaaccttatttcgttttcggattaacgaaccttcggtacaacgaaccttatttcgttttcggattaacgaaccttcggaacaacgaaccttattacgttttcggattgacgaaccttcggaacatcgaaccttatatcgttttcggattatcgaaccttcggaataacgaaccttcggaataacgccacaaatgttcggattaacgaacccttttacgttttcgctCAAAATGCGCTGAAAACAAGCAAAATTCTgctaataccgtctaaaatgcgaatggttccgtattCTTGCTcctaaacattgaaaatccatgtcaatttcaacatactttgcacatagatactttagcatccgaatatttcaaatatgcaaaaataaacatgggtccatgtgcttgattttttgctatagagcttcaaataTCACCAAAATgaatgttcttaagaattgtgcattcaaaagaatttggcaattttagacctcacgagattaCAACAATGAAGCTTTATATTAcccagtcaaaatccatgaaaatttcatcaattgaATTCGCAATAaattatgattaataattgtatccttaAGACGGAAAATCTATTTATATGGATTATTGTTTGctcttttaagtctaacagtataccctcagttcttagaaattgcgcgaaagataacaaaaactcaacctgaaaaatgtaaaatttcaataacaaacttgagaagtacaagaaatactgcactttattcaaaacccatgtcattttcgccAAACTTTGAAAAGTTGAAGAGGAAttaggt from Lytechinus pictus isolate F3 Inbred chromosome 2, Lp3.0, whole genome shotgun sequence carries:
- the LOC129254532 gene encoding B-cell CLL/lymphoma 7 protein family member B-A-like, with the translated sequence MMMSSSRSSRAETRSRAKDEIKRVMQAIDRVRKWEKKWVTIGDTTLKIFKWVPIAEVKKKEDQNGQDDKTSETSSQGDAKSINGEQEKENRYDNNSQQTTPVKLRDIPNLEDSNSRLTPSSALSYDESTMDSMMSSDLDESSNQGPPAEDGEKSRLASNENRIQPPDVQPTIEKQTDIQDSPSKNEEPPLLTAEEPVSKQNIRPHSAMDDVDEPPSKQPRLESQIGNDS